From Apus apus isolate bApuApu2 chromosome 13, bApuApu2.pri.cur, whole genome shotgun sequence, a single genomic window includes:
- the PHYKPL gene encoding 5-phosphohydroxy-L-lysine phospho-lyase, which yields MYDEHGRQYLDCINNVAHVGHCHPAVVQAAHEQNQLLNTNSRYLHDNLVDYAERLSKTLPEKLCIFYFLNSGSEANDLALRLARQFTKHEDVIVLEHAYHGHLTSLIDISPYKFRNLEGQKEWVHVAPVPDTYRGLYREDHEDSATAYANEVKNIIEQAQKRGRKIAAFFVESLPSVGGQIIPPAGYFQKVAEHVHKAGGIFIADEIQVGFGRVGKHFWAFQLQGDDFIPDIVTMGKPIGNGHPLACVATTREIAEAFAATGVEYFNTFGGNPVSCAIGLAVLDVIEKEQLQAHATEVGNFLMKLLKEQKIKHPIIGDVRGSGLFIGVDLIKDQTERTPATAEAEHLITRLKEEYILLSTDGPGRNVLKFKPPMCFSMEDAKFVVDTIDKLLTDMEKECVTHQKTSTPST from the exons ATGTATGATGAGCATGGAAGACAATACCTTGACTGCATAAACAACGTTGCTCATG TTGGACATTGTCACCCTGCTGTTGTACAAGCAGCCCATGAACAAAACCAACTGTTAAACACAAACTCTCGTTATCTCCATGACAACTTGGTTGATTATGCAGAGAGACTTTCAAAAACGCTACCTGAGAAGTTatgcatcttttattttttgaattcTGG atcTGAAGCTAATGACCTTGCCCTAAGGTTGGCACGACAGTTTACAAAACATGAAGATGTTATAGTTTTAGAGCA TGCTTACCATGGACACCTGACATCCCTGATTGACATAAGCCCATACAAATTCAGAAATCTAGAAGGACAAAAGGAATGGGTCCACGTG GCTCCTGTTCCAGACACATACAGAGGACTTTATAGAGAAGACCATGAAGACTCAGCAACTGCCTATGCtaatgaagtgaaaaatattatCGAGCAAGCACAGAAGAGAGGCAGAAAG attgctgccttttttgttgAATCTCTGCCAAGTGTGGGTGGTCAAATAATTCCACCAGCAGGCTATTTTCAGAAGGTTGCAGA GCACGTGCACAAGGCAGGAGGCATATTTATTGCTGATGAAATTCAGGTTGGCTTTGGCAGGGTTGGCAAGCACTTCTGGGCATTCCAGCTCCAAGGAGATGATTTCATACCTGATATTGTCACTATGGGAAAGCCAATAGGAAATGGGCACCCTCTTGCCTGTGTGGCAACAACAAGAGAGATTGCAGAAGCATTTGCAGCCACAGGAGTAGAGTATTTTAATACA TTTGGAGGAAACCCTGTTTCCTGTGCAATTGGGTTAGCTGTGTTAGATGTGATTGAGAAGGAACAGCTTCAGGCTCATGCCACAGAAGTAGGAAACTTCTTGATGAAGCTACTCAAGGAGCAGAAAATCAAGCATCCAATCATTGGGGATGTCAG ggGTTCTGGCTTATTCATTGGTGTGGACTTAATCAAGGATCAAACAGAAAGGACCCCagccacagcagaagcagagcatCTAATAACAAG ACTTAAGGAAGAATATATTCTACTGAGTACAGATGGGCCAGGAAGAAATGTTCTTAAATTCAAGCCCCCAATGTGCTTCAGCATGGAGGATGCAAAATTTGTTGTGGACACAATTGACAAGCTACTAACAG ATATGGAAAAAGAATGTGTGACCCATCAGAAAACATCCACTCCTTCTACCTGA